The Pseudarthrobacter sp. NS4 genome includes a window with the following:
- a CDS encoding helicase associated domain-containing protein — protein sequence MGQVAFGPVFGQRRAYLANWLYRQAANRDRKHAERVAKLNSALPGWRSRPSGGLEQLLEHVRRYGRLPVLGSSTPPEEYALGKWLSVQRYALKKGTLYPERIARLDELLPAWRRPSG from the coding sequence ATGGGGCAGGTGGCCTTCGGCCCAGTCTTCGGACAGCGCCGAGCGTACCTTGCGAACTGGCTGTACCGCCAAGCTGCAAACCGGGACCGCAAGCATGCGGAACGAGTAGCCAAGTTGAATAGCGCCTTGCCGGGCTGGCGCAGCCGTCCTTCCGGTGGCTTGGAACAGCTTCTGGAACACGTGCGGAGGTACGGCCGGCTTCCGGTCCTGGGCTCATCCACGCCACCAGAGGAGTACGCGCTGGGCAAGTGGCTGTCAGTTCAGCGGTACGCCCTGAAGAAGGGCACGCTGTACCCGGAACGAATAGCAAGGCTGGATGAGCTTCTTCCGGCATGGCGGCGCCCAAGCGGCTAA
- a CDS encoding carbon-nitrogen hydrolase family protein: MSKVAVIQSASVPFNADASTTKAEGLIAQAATAGAELAVFPEAFIGGYPKGTAFGAAIGYRTESGRDEYARYSNGAVTLDGPEVRRLVNASSEHGVFVVIGVIERLGNTLYCTALMINPDKGLVGKHRKLMPTGTERLVWGYGDGSTLDTMDTPLGRVGSVICWENYMPLMRQAMYAKGVQLYCTPTADDRPTWQASMTHIALEGRVFVLSACQYLTRGAFPSDHPFDVEPPHGDVLLRGGSVIIDPSGKVLAGPVFDEETILYADIDLETKTRAHLDFDSVGHYSRPDVFSLTVNTRPADSVTFTNNS; the protein is encoded by the coding sequence ATGAGCAAAGTTGCAGTCATCCAGAGCGCTTCGGTGCCGTTCAACGCGGACGCATCGACGACAAAAGCGGAGGGGCTCATAGCCCAAGCGGCAACCGCCGGTGCTGAACTGGCAGTATTCCCCGAAGCATTCATCGGCGGCTACCCGAAGGGCACAGCGTTCGGCGCCGCCATCGGATACCGCACAGAGAGCGGCCGCGACGAGTATGCACGATACAGTAACGGTGCCGTTACGCTGGACGGGCCCGAAGTGCGGCGTCTCGTGAATGCTTCATCCGAGCACGGCGTCTTCGTCGTCATCGGAGTCATCGAACGACTCGGGAACACGCTGTACTGCACGGCCTTGATGATCAACCCGGACAAGGGCTTGGTCGGAAAACACCGCAAGCTCATGCCTACGGGCACGGAAAGACTTGTGTGGGGCTACGGCGACGGTTCGACTCTCGACACCATGGACACCCCCCTCGGCCGAGTCGGATCGGTCATCTGCTGGGAAAACTACATGCCGCTCATGCGGCAGGCAATGTACGCGAAAGGTGTACAGCTGTACTGCACCCCGACTGCCGACGACCGGCCAACGTGGCAGGCCAGCATGACCCACATCGCCCTCGAGGGCCGCGTGTTCGTACTGTCAGCCTGCCAGTATCTAACGCGGGGCGCATTCCCATCTGACCACCCATTCGACGTCGAACCGCCACACGGTGATGTACTCCTGCGGGGTGGCAGCGTGATCATCGACCCATCGGGCAAGGTGCTCGCGGGGCCGGTCTTCGATGAGGAAACGATCCTATACGCGGACATCGACCTCGAGACGAAGACCAGAGCCCACCTCGACTTCGACTCGGTCGGACACTACTCACGGCCCGACGTCTTCTCGCTGACAGTTAATACGAGGCCTGCGGACTCGGTGACGTTCACGAACAACAGCTAA